The DNA region atcaatatattgtttttatttttaaaggaaattcgttgtaattttagagttagatcaaccatatcgagttgtttaaaaaatgaagcgccggcgagtttctatctcttatcagttttgagattttaggtctcaaacttgagaaaaggggggatgaaaaaataaaaaactcagaaaagctcaGGAATGTTCTTagacggatatatattgtttatatggatgtaattaagatatattcaaagtttcattgaatagtattgagtacttccggttttatgagccgatgaaaattgtctatgggagtttctatgttaaattgaattcacgcatgtaacgttttctcaaacagttttcaagcaaatatttttatattttgtatttgcaataagggacctaatgtgcagaccggaaaaggtcctgggAAAAAAGTTCTAAAAGATAAGGGATCTAAAGGGGTCAATATCAAAAAcggccctttagctgtaacttttttattgtttatccgattttcaaaatcttttcggtttatagtttggaataaagagtacaatttaaaaaaaatggtccgagggggcactatttgactccttataggggttttaagggtctgaaaatgataactttatcacattccaaaaaattaaaattcaagagttatctcgctttgctcaatgaatgattagcattagagcttttggcataccaaaactcttgaatcttaaatgagtactttcttatatatgaatttttagaacttttatttcaggaaacaaacgatatagttggataaaaaattctgaagttgtctttctttgggcatttaatttcttaaatgttaacgtgtgggtatatgctcatgatattttcctaatttttaatatacagattctgagagaaaatatgataaatttaattaaggggttttaagggctgtcgaaaagcccttcctttttgttggagacaaaaataggtctagtattaattattattaactATTATTAATTTAgagaatgtattttttattattataacatCTCGGCTGTTAAATGGTAATTTAATATATGATCTATGATGCTTTGTCAACCCAATTACGGTAATACTCACTGGCCTTGGGGAAACTGTTTAGGTATGTGTGCTTATGTACAAATAATTGCAAAGAAACATTGCACAGCTTTAAACTTATATGAAtgatcatgttttttttcacaGTATTTAGACAAGTCAAATACCCATCCTTTGTCAGTGAACTACTTGTTATATAAAATTAGATTACTTACAATCAACAATATCAAGGATGGTGTGATGAATATTCCctacaaaataatacatgtatttaaatgtgaatacatgtaaaagGAAACTGCTTAAATCATAATGTACTGGGATTTAGACACCAAACTGgcacaatttacatgtataataaattaGTTATACATAAAGTCATAAGTAAGAGTAAAATCATGAcaaatatactgtaaacgtattacatttggctgtgtatttgTTTTAGCATTTTTCGCAGAAAGCCGCTTCTGCTAAATAAATACATCGCTATATGCCATTCCTATAAGTATCAAAATAGACACATTTAGAAATACTCCAAATCAAATCCATGCTGACttgttgaaatataattttctgccaaatattgtacatgcAAAATATAACGTTTACAGTAGTCTTTGGATTTATAAATGATTTCGGAAAAGCTGTATGTGGCATGATCATTTGTCAGTAAGAgtaaattttattgtttgtttctacaaattcataaaataatgaagtgtacatgtgtatttatgtTCGTATTCTTATAAATTTGATTCTTTAACTTGTTTCTACCATTTTTAATTTTCCCTACAATACTCACCAAAAAGCTTCCCACAGCAGAGTTAAATATTGCTGCAGCCTAAAATAGATATGTGAGGAGGTTCATGATAGAACATTACAATTACCTTTCTGTACTGTACTGTAGATTTGAGGTTATAATGGGTGTTGCCATAAGCAACTGCAtgtatttgttcatttttacaCGTAGGTCTTTAAATTGATCTTATTTCAATTTCACCGTACCTTTATCAATTATCACTTAAATGACAAAGCAAATTTAAGAGAACAACTATCCTTTTTACCTCATTCCCAGACACTGTTTTTGTTAATATGACGGCTGATGACACTGGAGGAGGCATGCATCCCAATACCAACAGTCTGAAAAGTCAACCAGAGTTCAGTGACACAAACCCACCACTGCTATTGCCCAACCTCTCTCTATTGAAAAGGCTGTTCATGACATAATATGAAAGATTCACAAAAACATCATTCCAGACTTATATATggatgctttcatttttcaTTGTCAATGCATGTACCATTGCACACTGctaattaaaactatatatgcATGTGTGGTTACTTGAAATATCTGTTAATAGATAGAATAAGATTACGGTGAATGAGAAAATGCATAGAATTCagtgttttgacccccccccccccccctcatgtagATCCTAAATACCTGTTTACCAGCtgtcttaaaaaaatgaatgcagATGACAATAGTACACAATGCGTGTATGATACCTCTTAGTTGATTTtctttgtaatatatatttacccTTGTAGGAGGAGTTTGTCAAATGGCCCATCATTCATCAATGATACAAGAAGATATATCAGTGAGGGAAAGACAATGAATGTCCATCCTTGTATAAAGAAGTGCACTTTGAACTGCACCAGAGCTCTCCTTAGATCCTACAACAGAAATGAACTTAATAATTAatgcagtacatgtacattatatatagTTACTAGCTTGTCTGTACAGATGACTATACTGCAAATAAAGGGTATAGCTCTGTACATCTTGACAGGGACTGTCATGACTGTGCATTAATATCATATTTCTAAGCAACCGTTTTTaattgttgtttgaaatataatgaTTAATATAACTACATCTGATAATTGTAAATATGTAAAGGTGATGTGTAATTAGATGAAAGATATAACTCTCCTTATAAATAAGACTTTAGatgttgaaaattaaattgaCTTGGAAAATGTATCTATATATACCTCACTTCGAAGTGAAATTCCActgttaaaaaatatgatgGCTACAGCGAAAAACTTGACTGTTATTTCTGGTCTCAGGATTcctttacaaatataaaaatcataattatagaGTCATGCATGTAACAATATCTCTTCATTTTGATCATGcttttcaattaattttggaattttttttttagatattgcgCTGGTATTTGGGTATTTTCATGGATgttgaaatattaatatgatGAGTATCacacatatatttatattgtgCAACCCAAGCACCTGGGATATTGAGTATTGTGTAACTTATTAtccatgaaaattaatatttaaacacagagacataaataacatcaTTTCCGCTAAACACCTGCGTAAATTGTGTCTTAAATAAACTGAAAAAGAACATGGCATTTTATTGGATAGGTGGGATCGACTTACGCTGACCTAAcatgttttataataattttaattgtaatttagCATGGGAGACAAAGGTGATAATTCATTACGTAACAggtttaatttgtttacatgtcaAATCAGAGACTGTCCCTGGCCATGTTGGCATGTGTCTATGCCGTGGCCAAATACAACGTGTTATTTCGTTATATTGCTGGAAATTAACTGTTTTGAATTGTAAATAGATTTACGACCTCCTCTAGCTCCAATACTTGGCGCAATGCTTGCAAAACAAATCACAATCAAGATGCCACAGAGAAACCAATTAGTTCGAATAAATTGTGCAACAATTATCATTGCTTTACCGGAACTTATCCCAACAACTGCTTTTATCCACCTGCGCTAAAGGAAAAATGAGAATGATTTAAATAGCTTCCACAATTTTAAGTATTGACCcctttttgtttaataataaatgttaatatatttcAAGTATTATACAGCGataaaatacactttttataattaaaaagcgAATACAGTATTAATCCGCTATTTCCgcctatatttttaaaagatggcGGCGGACGTGAAAGCAAGACAGGACAAGTACCAAACAATAGCATTTACTTTGCCCATTTCCTGTCAAATATGCTTGGGGAAGGTATTGTACATTGCAAATTAACATTTCTATTGCTATTTCTAATACACATCTTACGAATAATGTTTAGGTGGATTCAgctttattttacttcattggTTTCTAAGGACTCGGTTTTTTCCCATGCTTCTGGCCACtcttttttattgtaattttgttgcattttttcgCTAGGCCTAGCTATTTGTAtacttacaattttgttttgtattgatcgttgttctttatttttttggatatttttatattgtgtTATTTAACTTTACCTGTTTACCTCTGAGCATTGCACAAGAAAAGACCAGTCTCGTTttctttgtaattttcttttatttatagaaattaaggtatccgatgtacAATTGAGCCTGAGAGCTCGAGATTTCCCGAGATGAGCTCGGTAGATTACGgagcttgaaataaaattttcaaaaagtcgcaatattttttatctaacataataaacaataaagaataaacaattgatgcataaagtcaggcaatatttttttttcttgattttaaaacgagttattttaacttttcccCCTTACACTGATTGTGACGTTGTAGCAGCTTTACGTCATTTGCCGTTACATGACCTTATTTTTTTACCGCGGCGCTCATCCAATAACGTGAAGGACAAAAACCCtaatttataaagtttgcagTGCACAAGTCACGTATTTCGTCGATAAATACTGAGTAGGTCGTTTTAATCATTGATTTCGTAGATATTGTGACTGTACATAACTTTAGGGTAATCTGGTAATTGTATGGCCCTATTCAATtagttcaattttttgtatacctaATTCCATGATACATACAGAGTGTTTCGGACTTAACATTTGTATAACGGCGTATTTGCTACTAACTATTTTAATAAGTACCATGCATACGGATTTCATGGTTAAAATgcttgtatatgtttattataattattgtgtttaaacATCTCCTTGTTATTTTCCGTAAATCAAGTTAACAAGAGTCAAATAATGGAATTTCTAATTgttgattgaattttttttatcgggattccaaacaattttcttctctcgcatttcatattacatgtatgtgcatgaaCGGTACATTTTTCACTCTTGTTCAAATCGCTGgattttatattattcaaataatactAATAGATACTGATTCCGACTGTATGCTTTAAAGTCAATTCGTTTTATTTTGCTGTTTACATAAAAGAGGCGCGTCACCatccaatgaaatcaaatactcaaaatttgattgacaggttcagccagataGCCCATGTCCGATGTTATGTGTGGTATTTGTACACAATCTTATCGTGTAAAAAATGCATGCTTATTACAACATCACAGTGTCATTTATGGTTGATTCATATTTGTTATAACTGTGTAAAGCATGTTGATGTATTGTGCATTCCACAATTGTACCGATACGGAAACATCGTAGTCAGACTTTATCGGCAGTGTCCATTTTAAAactgacttaattttttttgttgaaaaagaaTACAACTTTGAGTAAAagataatacaatgtatattgttttctacGAGTTAAAGGTTTTGAATGAAttctaataaaacatttcacacggttctcgcacgctttatTCGTAACGCTTTACACACCTCATGTGAACCACAATTCACGACTTTGTTGTAttagtaacaatattttttgtgcaaacactttgctgaatgaaaaaaacctcaacaatttagatttttaattataaaattatcagtttttaatcgtaaaggaaaagaaaacagaaatattaccAGGTTATGGCAATATGCGTTGGATTATGAATGTGACAGCTGACGTGGGGGGGGGGATCGCGTGACGTCATggtaattgtaaaaaaaaatctcaaaataaaaaaagatattgataaaggtaaacaatttatttcaaaacattatttttattaaaatatgttggcaatttttatttggtaaatattattaatgattacacatgttttcGTCAAAGAAAAGTAGTATTTTACCGTGCGTGATTTGCAGCGCTAGAGTTACTTCCCCATAGTGACTTGGTgggaaaaaaatctatttttaaaaactacataCCCTTACCTATCAAACAAGTACATAGAATATATACCTTACCGGGCatcattttttggtcaattgtaCATCGGCTTCTGATTTAATTGAGTTACTTTGTTTGtctattatttttcttttaatctaAAAGAAACCCTTTTTAGTAAAAGTAATAAGATTCAAACATTTCTAACAGCAAgcataaaacattttgttttccaTTTCTGTTTTTACTGTAAGATATTTTCTTCCTCTTTTATTATGTATGATATAATTATGGCAATTTCCTCAGAGTTGACACTCACAAGAGCTAACCACATTTCCCATGAACTATAGCACATATTTTGGCAAGCTTGTGCAAGCACCTGTTCTGGTGAACATTGCATGAACAGGCCTCAGAGGGTGCATCGATTTACCCAAAAGGACCCAAAGGGAACACAAAAGGACCCAAAAGGAACTTTTAATGTTCATTAAATGCCataatttacaatataaatgtattaaatattgtcTATTTGGGGGagagttgtttaaaaaattgttctGAAGTGTAGGGTGTTAGATAGCCGCTATCTAAGcatgttttattcattaaaacataCTTAATTTGATAACGTTGCCTAGCTCTTGCCACATGGGGGCCACCCATTTTAAGAGCCAAAATTTAGtatttttggaaaaacaaaAAGCCAAAGTTCCAAATTGTTAAAAActgttagataaaaaaaatacattacagaggtagttaatttttttaaatgtaaaaaagaaacctttttttttcttattaaaaaaataaacagtttacatcattattttaaaagaaaggtttttaaaaaagaatagcaaataaataatttagGTACAATagaaattatgtaaaaacaagCACTAACATATACATTCACGCACCATAAACCACTTgcaacatgcaaaaaaaaataatgataataattttaaaaaaaaaccaacaaacaaataagtcaAACGAACATAAATTATAAGAGCACTGAAAGGTATTTACAAAGCACACCTATTTGCCAAGACAAAACAAGCTCCAATATGCACAATCGTATATATGCAATATTAAGCACTAAAAAGTTCCTATATGCAAAACAAATAAACGGCTGAGTGTAATGAACATCAATTCTGTTAGCactaaaacatatttacaagGTACGCCTAtatgtcataaaaaaaaaaaaaggtgaattTCTTGATAAAAAGTTAAATCGAACTTGGTCAATATTGCATGTGGACCAAACTGTTCTCGTCGCTTTTACACGACGTGCTACCAAGGCCCAGACTCAGTTTATCCAAGCATACAAATTTGAACCAAGACAATATACTAGGAACACAATTCAAATGACAATTCAATCTACTAAACATATTTACAAGGCACATCTATAAGCCATCGAAATTATTTCTGATTTGATTTCATTCTACAGACTCTTATGTGGATCAAACTGTTCTTATCGTTTTTAAACGACGCCCTACCAAGGCCCAGACTCAGTTTTTCCAAgctttttttattgctttttctTCATCACTACCCACTTTTAGTCCAGATGGAAATCATAGCTTTAtaattttcctgtttttgtatGTAGTTGTAGTAACGTATGTGAAGCCAACTGAATTGGCGATGAATATCACTATCTGCTTCACTATCAATACGTACTAAAGAAAAAGCTAAATTAGAATTTCTTTAcatcatgatttattttaaaattcattattttttttcagttcagttcatttaatattaattaaacaatCATTTTAATCCAAATCCTAAACAATTAAGATATGTTCCTATACTACTTCAGAAAGCCGATCTACAGCATTCATCTTCATTCATCTTTTATTTCCTCTATAAAGAGATACAGAATTAAGAATTAAGTTAATTAACACATTAATCTATGTACAATTCAGATAATGTTAAATGAATGAATGCTAGAATAATTACGAATTGAATTGACTGAAATAATTTGGGGAAGCCATATCACTAATCAGCTGTTAATATTAgaattattaaaacaacaaGGTAATCATCGTGTTGTTTTAAGAATTAATGGCACGTGTTTGGGTTGCCCTCCGCTATCCATATAATTATCtcattatattataattgatattAATGGGTTATGCAGAGTCGATAATTTGAACTGTTAAATATCTAATGAGCTATTTCATTGTTGTGTATAAAGTTAAATAGGCTGACTTTTATAAATTCATGCCGatgataattataatttcaTCATGCATTTTATATAATCTGAGttttttatctacatgtatcaattttaaGCAATGCCAATattggtttaaacaatattttattatgtaaaaaaatatcacataataggattgggcagcaggcaaTCTGCCTATTTGAGCCCTCTCCTTTAACAGTCAATTTGACAAACATTGATGGTACAATGTAACAATAGAATATAGTAgagaaaaataaaggaaaaaaataaaataaaaataagtggAATCAAAATGCCAATATTAGAATTgaatgaattgaacatattttattgattaaatcaaaCGGATTAGACACAAGTTCTAAATAACTTAGATAGAATAAGTATTCTcctaataatgaaattttataaatattgccaGTAATAACGTTAGATATGAATACACATAAATATAATCAACCCAATTATGCACGATCATTTGATTGGATAAACATATAATTAGTAATTAGTTAATTAcattaccaaaaataattgtaatgaattttaaaaatcaatgaaaaataaacacagAAAAAGATCTTAATTgcaacatttttattgaaataaatataaaatctttataaaatcaTTCCCAGTAATTCCTTTTGGGTCCTTTTGTGTTCCTTTTGAGTCCGTTTGGGTAAACCGATGTACTGGCCTCAGACGGAGAAGTATCTgcatattataatttttctttatttttttttaaatgaaaattttaaatgtatgaatataaaatatttcaattgaaatttcaATGCAATCAAGACCAAACAATTATTCTTATCAAGCTAAATAATGGAATggtaatttttaacttttttaaaacttttttgtcACTTGGATATATGCCAATATATACTGTAGCATAATGTTAGAAGTGTTTTAGGactttcattttatcatattatttcaaattatcatcatatttttaaaatggaaaTTGATAGATAGTTAGAATTAagctaaaaaaaatgtgttaatatGGTAGGTTTTTAATATTTAGGTTAAACAGCCAGTGTTATGTCCAAACAATCATGTGTTCTGTTCTGGATGTATGGATGTGTGGTTACAGAGAAATAAGCAGTGTCCTGCATGTCGAACACCAATTACTCCTGGAAATCCGGTCAAAAAAATTGCAGGTACTtgcattatttaaacaataaaatgctttctttggtgattcattcgggatatgaaggtagcgacattgcaggaaaaatacataacccgcagTAGCGGGTTATAACGCgggttatgttaatttttcctgcaatgatcgctaccttcataacccgcatgaatcatcaaggaaagcattttattctttatattaacatctctctttaactaattaataaattgattatgaaaagttagtaaaattcactaaattactgttaatgtacataccATGTAAGTACgtaagctaaaagaaacagccaaatcgtctcttgttagactttgagtctggcatcatcatgattatttcgtgcagtccgtgagtttacttaggtcgctgtagaGTCAGACCAATCGTAAACAGGGCGtttcaatttcagtcctgtcactttcagccgctgtagatttcgaccaatcgataaatggggcgtgtaaatttcagtttgctgtttctatagagctatgaattcaCTATATTTTTCCGtaagaaaaagaggaaattatacatggtagatgtaaatatagcaAAATGATATCAAGTTCACATCCACATATCtccaattttgaaataatagttgatttgattgtaatttttttggtttatgTAGTTACATTTAATCTGTACTGAAAGTTttttattaagtaaaaaaaaataatttgtaaatccCACAGGTGGTTTAAGCCATGGTCCAGatgaaaaagataaaatgaGTAATCCAGAGCTAAGAAAAGCAAGATTTGATCTCCTCTTCAAAGAATATGAGGTAAGTATTGACTGTATTACAAAAGGCAGAGTGTGTGTTACAATACATATTAGATAATGAACAgcatgaacatacatgtatatattagcACAACAAGAATGTCCAAATCCAACATTTTAGGAGGAATTTGAAAGACTCTCTGGAGAGGTGCAGCTTCTCAGGACAGAGAATGAAGTGTTGCAGCAGCAGGTTCAGAAAAACAGTGGGACGAAACAACTGGGACCAAAAGAGGAGTCCAGATATTCTGACAGCTCCGGGGTACTAGTCCTAAATAAGAAGCTGCAGGATGCACAGAAAATCTATGAAAAAGTCAAGTCTGAGCTCAGTAGAGTTAAACAggtattagatttttttttcaatgggaagaaagtttataagtatatttatcaattatttgtgtaaaaaataatCCATGTATTGCTGttaaagttgggtttttttacgTGTAGAAATATGaatgtttgttttctttctataaTAGGAAAACAATTCACTGAAAGATGAGAACATAAATCTGAATAGGGAGAATCAGAAGCTGCGACAAGAGATCGGGAACAGATC from Crassostrea angulata isolate pt1a10 chromosome 7, ASM2561291v2, whole genome shotgun sequence includes:
- the LOC128191772 gene encoding sodium/bile acid cotransporter 7-like isoform X2 → MIIVAQFIRTNWFLCGILIVICFASIAPSIGARGGILRPEITVKFFAVAIIFFNSGISLRSEDLRRALVQFKVHFFIQGWTFIVFPSLIYLLVSLMNDGPFDKLLLQGLLVLGCMPPPVSSAVILTKTVSGNEAAAIFNSAVGSFLGIFITPSLILLIVGSAVDVPVTSIFLQLSLTVVLPLCLGQAIRRRHRMWLERNPIPFGTIGSAILLLIIYTTFCDTFLQTDTHLDFLSLISIVFLMCITGIDFLHHNTALAGLSSNRYHRHDVLQLS